In the Telopea speciosissima isolate NSW1024214 ecotype Mountain lineage chromosome 2, Tspe_v1, whole genome shotgun sequence genome, one interval contains:
- the LOC122652490 gene encoding aspartate-semialdehyde dehydrogenase-like isoform X2, translated as MEAIMSGHRCNSLPGAATTTTFAPTSTRRRRANAFSVRMGLKEDGPSLAVVGVTGAVGQEFLRVLSDRDFPYKSIRMLASKRSAGKYLTFDDKEYVVEELTPESFDGIDIALFSAGGSISKQFGPIAVQRGSIVVDNSSAFRMDEKVPLVIPEVNPDAMAHIKIGSGKGALIANPNCSTIICLMAATPLHRHAKVLRMVVSTYQAASGAGAAAMEELVQQTREVLEGKQPTCNIFKQQYAFNLFSHNAPVLSNGYNEEEMKLVKETRKIWNDPNVKVTATCIRVPVMRAHAESVNLQFEKPLDEVLFHPSGLEFCCLNLKPSTREYHETSIDLSPSS; from the exons atggaagcCATTATGAGCGGTCACCGCTGCAACTCTCTTCCTggcgccgccaccaccactaccttcGCTCCCACCTCTACCAGAAGAAGACGAGCAAACGCCTTCTCTGTACGCATGGGTCTCAAGGAAGATGGTCCTTCTCTGGCCGTCGTTGGTGTCACCGGCGCCGTCGGTCAGGAGTTTCTCCGTGTCCTCTCCGACCGCGACTTCCCTTATAAAAGCATTCGAATGCTTGCCAGCAAACGTTCTGCTGGTAAATACCTCACCTTTGACGACAAAGAATATGTCGTTGAAGAGCTAACCCCAGAGAGCTTCGATGGTATTGATATAGCTCTTTTTAGTGCTGGAGGTTCTATAAGTAAGCAGTTCGGTCCCATCGCCGTCCAACGTGGATCGATTGTCGTTGATAACAGTTCGGCATTTCGGATGGATGAGAAGGTGCCGCTTGTGATTCCGGAGGTGAATCCGGATGCCATGGCTCACATTAAAATTGGATCTGGTAAAGGTGCTCTCATTGCTAATCCTAATTGTTCCACCATTATATGTTTGATGGCCGCCACGCCCCTGCATCGTCACGCCAAG GTATTACGAATGGTTGTTAGCACATATCAAGCAGCTAGTGGTGCTGGTGCTGCTGCAATGGAAGAGCTTGTTCAGCAAACTCGTGAG GTTCTGGAAGGGAAACAGCCAACTTGTAACATTTTTAAGCAACAG TATGCTTTTAATCTGTTCTCACACAATGCACCTGTCCTCTCCAATGGGTACAATGAAGAGGAAATGAAGTTAGTgaaggaaacaagaaaaatttGG AATGACCCCAATGTCAAGGTGACTGCCACATGCATACGAGTTCCTGTGATGCGTGCACATGCTGAGAGTGTTAATCTCCAGTTTGAGAAACCACTTGATGAG
- the LOC122649663 gene encoding pectinesterase-like, translated as MDNYKLFVRVLVSLSSLLSFVSWVANADTISSSSCTQTPYPQICNSFITSNPLATSKGFRDVALTVTMNQAQLAHNHISSMDLSSFHQLAKAAWADCVELSNDTISQLNRVLLSNSWKDTQTWLSAAVANHQTCQNGFMELNSASFMSSLPSILLSDFSKLLSNSLAVNNQQAASTLSGGRKQPGGGARRLLSDGFPSWVSASDRKLLQSTTATTANIVVAADGSGNYKTISQAMAASSKLRSGTSRFVIYVKKGTYKENVEITKSMKNIMLIGDGIGATIVTGSKNVQDGSTTFRSATVAAVGDGFIAKAMTFQNTAGPQKHQAVAFRSGSDQSVFYQCSFQGYQDTLYVHSQRQFYRNCDIYGTVDFIFGDAAVVFQNCNIYVRKPMSNQKNTITAQGRSDPNENTGISIHNCKITAASDLKAVQSSYKTYLGRPWKEYSRTVVMKTYLDTLIDPAGWLEWSGNFALSTLYYGEYANTGSGSSTSGRVKWKGYHIMTTSDAQKFTVANFLGGGSWIGAAGVPYTSGL; from the exons ATGGATAATTATAAGCTTTTTGTCAGAGTTCTTGTGagtctctcatctcttctttcatTTGTTTCTTGGGTGGCTAATGCTGACAccatatcatcatcatcttgtACCCAAACACCATACCCTCAGATATGTAATTCTTTCATTACCTCTAATCCCTTAGCCACCTCAAAAGGTTTCCGTGATGTAGCCCTCACAGTCACTATGAACCAAGCTCAActagcccataatcacatttcatCCATGGACTTGAGCTCTTTCCACCAGCTAGCCAAGGCAGCATGGGCCGATTGTGTGGAGCTCTCCAACGACACGATTAGCCAACTTAATCGTGTATTGTTGTCAAATAGTTGGAAAGATACTCAAACATGGCTTAGTGCAGCTGTTGCCAATCACCAGACATGCCAAAATGGGTTTATGGAGCTCAACTCAGCTTCATTCATGTCTTCTTTACCTTCCATATTATTGAGTGACTTCTCAAAGTTGCTTAGTAACTCTCTGGCTGTAAACAACCAGCAGGCAGCTTCAACACTGTCTGGCGGTCGTAAACAACCAGGTGGTGGTGCCAGACGCTTGCTTTCTGATGGATTCCCTTCATGGGTCTCTGCTTCTGATAGAAAGCTTCTCCaatcaacaacagcaacaacagctAATATAGTGGTGGCTGCTGATGGGTCTGGTAATTACAAGACCATCTCTCAAGCTATGGCTGCTTCATCAAAGCTAAGGAGTGGGACTTCAAGATTTGTAATATATGTGAAGAAGGGTACTTACAAAGAGAACGTTGAGATTACAAAGTCAATGAAGAATATAATGCTAATTGGAGATGGGATTGGTGCTACCATCGTTACTGGCAGTAAGAACGTCCAAGATGGTTCCACAACTTTCAGATCCGCCACAGTTG CTGCAGTCGGCGACGGCTTCATCGCCAAGGCCATGACCTTCCAAAACACGGCAGGACCTCAGAAGCATCAAGCGGTCGCATTCCGTTCGGGATCAGACCAATCAGTTTTCTACCAGTGTAGCTTCCAAGGATACCAAGACACCTTATATGTTCACTCCCAACGCCAGTTCTACCGCAACTGCGACATCTATGGCACCGTAGACTTCATTTTTGGAGATGCCGCAGTCGTGTTCCAGAACTGTAACATCTATGTGAGAAAACCCATGAGCAACCAGAAGAACACTATAACGGCTCAAGGGCGGTCTGACCCGAACGAGAACACCGGAATTTCGATCCATAATTGCAAAATTACAGCAGCTTCGGACTTGAAAGCAGTACAGAGTTCATATAAGACTTACTTAGGGAGGCCATGGAAGGAATACTCAAGGACTGTTGTGATGAAGACTTATCTTGATACCTTGATCGATCCTGCGGGGTGGCTCGAATGGAGTGGCAACTTTGCTCTGAGCACTCTTTACTATGGAGAGTACGCGAATACCGGTTCGGGCTCTAGCACAAGTGGTCGAGTGAAGTGGAAGGGCTATCATATCATGACCACCTCCGATGCCCAGAAATTCACAGTTGCAAACTTCTTGGGTGGTGGGTCTTGGATTGGAGCCGCCGGAGTCCCATACACTTCCGGGCTATAA
- the LOC122649664 gene encoding pectinesterase-like has product MDNYKLFLTVLVSLFSLLSFVSWVANGDSISSSSSCTQTPYPQICTSFVTSNPLVTSKGFRDVALTVTMNQAQLAHNHISAMDLSSFDQPAKAAWVDCVELSNDTVSQLNRVLLSNSWEDTQTWLSAAVANHQTCQNGFMELNSASFMSSLPSILLSDFSKLLSNSLAVNKQQAASTLSGSKQPGGGARRLLSDGFPSWVSAADRKLLQSTTVASQAANIVVAADGSGNYKTISQALSASAKLRSGTSRFVIYVKKGTYKENVEITKKMKNIMLIGDGIGATIVTGSKNVQDGSTTFRSATVAAVGDGFIAKAMTFQNTAGPQKHQAVAFRSGSDQSVFYQCSFQGYQDTLYVHSQRQFYRNCDIYGTVDFIFGDAAVVFQNCNIYVRKPMSNQKNTITAQGRSDPNENTGISIHNCKITAASDLKAVQSSYKTYLGRPWKEYSRTVVMKTYLDTLIDPAGWLEWSGNFALTTLYYGEYSNTGSGSSTSGRVKWKGYHIMTTSDAQKFTVANFLGGGSWIGAAGVPYTSGL; this is encoded by the exons ATGGATAATTATAAGCTTTTCCTTACAGTTCTTGTGagtctcttttctcttctttcatttgTTTCTTGGGTGGCTAATGGTGATtccatatcatcatcatcatcttgtACCCAAACACCATACCCTCAGATATGTACTTCCTTCGTTACCTCTAATCCCCTTGTCACCTCTAAAGGTTTCCGTGATGTAGCCCTCACGGTCACTATGAACCAAGCTCAActagcccataatcacatttcagCTATGGATTTAAGCTCTTTCGATCAGCCAGCCAAGGCAGCATGGGTCGATTGTGTGGAGCTCTCCAACGACACGGTTAGCCAGCTTAACCGTGTATTGTTGTCTAATAGTTGGGAAGATACTCAAACATGGCTTAGTGCAGCTGTTGCCAATCACCAAACATGCCAAAATGGGTTTATGGAGCTCAATTCAGCTTCATTCATGTCTTCCTTACCTTCCATATTATTGAGTGATTTCTCAAAGTTGCTTAGTAACTCTCTGGCTGTAAACAAGCAGCAGGCAGCTTCAACACTGTCTGGCAGTAAACAACCAGGTGGTGGTGCCAGACGATTGCTTTCTGATGGGTTCCCTTCATGGGTCTCTGCTGCTGATAGAAAGCTTCTTCAATCAACAACAGTAGCTTCACAAGCAGCTAATATAGTTGTGGCTGCTGATGGGTCTGGTAATTACAAGACCATCTCTCAAGCCCTGTCTGCTTCAGCCAAGCTAAGGAGTGGGACTTCGAGATTTGTAATATATGTGAAGAAGGGTACTTACAAAGAGAACGTTGagattacaaagaaaatgaagaatatAATGCTAATTGGAGATGGGATTGGTGCTACCATTGTTACTGGAAGTAAGAACGTCCAAGATGGTTCCACAACTTTCAGATCCGCCACCGTTG cTGCAGTCGGCGACGGCTTTATCGCCAAGGCCATGACCTTCCAAAACACTGCAGGACCTCAGAAGCACCAGGCGGTTGCATTCCGTTCAGGCTCAGACCAATCAGTTTTCTACCAGTGTAGCTTCCAAGGATACCAAGACACCTTATATGTCCACTCCCAACGCCAGTTCTACCGCAACTGCGACATCTATGGCACCGTAGACTTCATTTTTGGAGATGCCGCAGTCGTGTTCCAGAACTGTAACATCTATGTGAGAAAACCCATGAGCAACCAGAAGAACACTATAACGGCTCAAGGGCGGTCTGACCCGAACGAGAACACCGGAATTTCGATCCATAATTGCAAAATTACAGCAGCTTCGGACTTGAAAGCAGTACAGAGTTCATATAAGACTTACTTGGGAAGGCCATGGAAGGAATACTCAAGGACTGTTGTGATGAAGACTTATCTTGATACCTTGATCGATCCTGCAGGGTGGCTCGAATGGAGTGGCAATTTCGCTCTAACCACTCTTTACTATGGAGAGTACTCCAATACCGGTTCAGGCTCTAGCACAAGCGGTCGAGTGAAGTGGAAGGGCTATCATATCATGACCACCTCTGATGCCCAGAAGTTCACGGTGGCAAACTTCTTGGGTGGTGGTTCTTGGATTGGAGCCGCCGGAGTCCCATACACTTCCGGGCTATAA
- the LOC122650078 gene encoding pectinesterase-like: protein MDNYKLFVRVLVSLSSLLSFVSWVANADTISSSSCTQTPYPQICNSFITSNPLATSKGFRDVALTVTMNQAQLAHNHISSIDLSSFDQLAKAAWADCLELSNDTVSKLNRVLLSNSWEDTQTWLSAAVANHQTCQNGFMELNSASFMSSLPSILLSDFSKLLSNSLAVNKQQAASTLSGGRKQPGGGARRLLSDGFPSWVSAADRKLLQSTTATTATTANIVVAADGSGNYKTISEAVAASSKLRSGTSRFVIYVKKGTYKENVEITKSMKNIMLIGDGIGATIVTGGKNVQDGSTTFRSATVAAVGDGFIAKAMTFQNTAGPQKHQAVAFRSGSDQSVFYQCSFQGYQDTLYVHSQRQFYRNCDIYGTVDFIFGDAAVVFQNCNIYVRKPMSNQKNTITAQGRSDPNENTGISIHNCKITAASDLKAVQSSYKTYLGRPWKEYSRTVVMKTYLDTLIDPAGWLEWSGNFALTTLYYGEYGNTGSGSSTSGRVKWKGYHIMTTSDAQKFTVPNFLGGGSWIGAAGVPYTSGL, encoded by the exons ATGGATAATTATAAGCTTTTCGTCAGAGTTCTTGTGagtctctcatctcttctttcatTTGTTTCTTGGGTGGCTAATGCTGAcaccatctcatcatcatcttgTACCCAAACACCATACCCTCAGATATGTAATTCTTTCATTACCTCTAATCCCTTAGCCACCTCAAAAGGTTTCCGTGATGTAGCCCTCACAGTCACTATGAACCAAGCTCAActagcccataatcacatttcatCCATTGACTTGAGCTCTTTCGACCAGCTAGCCAAGGCAGCATGGGCTGATTGTTTGGAGCTATCCAACGACACGGTTAGCAAGCTTAATCGTGTATTGTTGTCAAACAGTTGGGAAGATACTCAAACATGGCTTAGTGCAGCTGTTGCCAATCACCAAACATGCCAAAATGGGTTTATGGAGCTCAACTCAGCTTCATTTATGTCTTCCTTACCTTCCATATTATTGAGTGACTTCTCAAAGTTGCTTAGTAACTCTCTGGCTGTAAACAAGCAGCAGGCAGCTTCAACACTGTCTGGTGGTCGTAAACAACCAGGTGGTGGTGCCAGACGATTGCTTTCTGATGGGTTCCCATCATGGGTCTCTGCTGCTGATAGAAAGCTTCTCCaatcaacaacagcaacaacagcaacaacagctAATATAGTGGTGGCTGCTGATGGGTCTGGTAATTACAAGACCATCTCTGAAGCTGTGGCTGCTTCATCAAAGCTAAGGAGTGGGACTTCAAGATTTGTAATATATGTGAAGAAGGGTACTTACAAAGAGAACGTTGAGATTACAAAGTCAATGAAGAATATAATGCTAATTGGAGATGGGATTGGTGCTACCATCGTTACTGGCGGTAAGAACGTCCAAGATGGTTCCACAACTTTCAGATCCGCCACCGTTG CTGCAGTCGGCGACGGCTTCATCGCCAAGGCCATGACCTTCCAAAACACGGCAGGACCTCAGAAGCATCAAGCGGTCGCATTCCGTTCGGGATCAGACCAATCAGTTTTCTACCAGTGTAGCTTCCAAGGATACCAAGACACCTTATATGTTCACTCCCAACGCCAGTTCTACCGCAACTGCGACATCTACGGCACCGTAGACTTCATTTTTGGAGATGCCGCAGTCGTGTTCCAGAACTGCAACATCTATGTGAGAAAACCCATGAGCAACCAAAAGAACACTATAACGGCTCAAGGGCGGTCTGACCCGAACGAGAACACCGGAATATCGATCCATAATTGCAAAATTACAGCAGCTTCCGACTTGAAAGCGGTACAGAGTTCATATAAGACTTACTTAGGGAGGCCATGGAAGGAATACTCAAGGACTGTTGTGATGAAGACTTATCTTGATACCTTGATCGATCCTGCTGGGTGGCTCGAATGGAGTGGGAATTTCGCTCTAACCACTCTTTACTACGGAGAGTACGGGAATACAGGTTCGGGCTCCAGCACAAGTGGTCGAGTGAAGTGGAAGGGCTATCATATCATGACCACCTCCGATGCCCAGAAGTTCACTGTGCCGAACTTCTTGGGAGGTGGTTCTTGGATTGGAGCCGCCGGAGTCCCATACACTTCCGGGCTATAA